In Gammaproteobacteria bacterium, the following are encoded in one genomic region:
- the guaA gene encoding glutamine-hydrolyzing GMP synthase gives MQNIHADKILIIDFGSQYTQLIARRVREAGVYSEIHPWDMETDAIEAFGARGIVLSGGPESVMEGAPPEAHPILFDLGVPVLGICYGMQTMASQLGGRVETSDKREFGYAKVAAHAHTRLLSDIEDETSSEGIGLLDVWMSHGDRVCALPPGFTVMAVTGNSPIAGMADDSRGFYGVQFHPEVTHTRQGQRIINRFVHEICGCAGLWTPGNIIEDSIQRIREQVGDEEVVLGLSGGVDSSVVAALLHRAIGARLICVFVDNGLLRLHEGDQVMATFAQHMGVNVVRADAEQRFLQALDGVEDPERKRKIIGNTFVEIFEEEARKLTNARWLAQGTIYPDVIESAGARTGKAQLIKSHHNVAGLPEDMALKLLEPLRELFKDEVRRIGVELGLPSEMVYRHPFPGPGLGVRILGAVRKAYADLLRQADDIFISELRAHDLYDKVSQAFVVFIPVKSVGVMGDGRRYDFVVALRAVETIDFMTARWAHLPYEFLETVSRRIINEIDGISRVAYDISGKPPATIEWE, from the coding sequence GTGCAGAACATTCACGCCGACAAGATCCTGATCATCGACTTTGGTTCCCAGTACACCCAGCTCATCGCCAGGCGCGTAAGGGAAGCCGGGGTCTACAGCGAGATCCATCCCTGGGACATGGAGACCGACGCCATCGAGGCGTTCGGCGCGCGCGGTATCGTTCTCTCGGGCGGACCCGAGTCGGTCATGGAGGGTGCGCCCCCCGAGGCGCACCCGATCCTGTTCGACCTGGGCGTGCCGGTGCTGGGCATCTGCTACGGCATGCAGACCATGGCCAGTCAGCTCGGCGGCCGGGTGGAAACCTCCGACAAGCGCGAGTTCGGTTACGCAAAGGTCGCGGCGCATGCCCATACCCGCCTGCTCAGCGATATCGAGGACGAGACCTCGAGTGAAGGCATCGGTCTGCTGGATGTCTGGATGTCACACGGCGACCGTGTCTGCGCGCTGCCGCCGGGATTCACCGTGATGGCGGTCACCGGCAACTCCCCGATCGCCGGGATGGCGGATGACAGTCGCGGGTTCTACGGAGTCCAGTTCCATCCCGAGGTGACACACACCCGCCAGGGGCAGCGGATCATCAATCGTTTCGTACACGAGATCTGCGGATGCGCCGGCCTGTGGACGCCCGGAAACATCATCGAGGACAGCATTCAACGCATCCGCGAGCAGGTGGGGGACGAGGAGGTCGTACTCGGCCTGTCGGGCGGAGTGGATTCTTCCGTGGTCGCTGCCCTGCTTCACAGGGCGATCGGTGCTCGGCTCATCTGCGTCTTCGTGGACAACGGGTTGCTGCGTCTGCACGAGGGGGATCAGGTAATGGCGACCTTCGCGCAGCATATGGGCGTGAACGTCGTGCGCGCCGACGCCGAGCAGCGGTTCCTGCAGGCGCTGGACGGCGTCGAGGATCCCGAACGGAAGCGCAAGATTATCGGCAACACCTTCGTCGAGATCTTCGAGGAGGAGGCACGCAAGCTCACAAATGCCCGCTGGCTGGCACAGGGGACGATCTACCCGGACGTCATCGAGTCCGCCGGGGCCAGGACCGGAAAGGCACAACTGATCAAGTCGCATCACAACGTCGCCGGGTTGCCGGAGGACATGGCCCTGAAACTGCTCGAACCCCTGAGGGAACTGTTCAAGGACGAAGTCAGACGCATCGGTGTCGAACTGGGTCTGCCGTCGGAGATGGTGTACCGGCATCCCTTTCCCGGGCCTGGGCTCGGGGTGCGGATACTCGGTGCGGTACGCAAGGCGTACGCGGACCTGTTGCGCCAGGCAGACGACATCTTCATCTCGGAACTCCGCGCCCACGACCTCTATGACAAGGTCTCCCAGGCCTTCGTGGTGTTCATCCCGGTCAAGTCGGTCGGCGTGATGGGTGACGGACGGCGCTACGACTTTGTGGTGGCCCTGCGTGCCGTGGAGACCATCGATTTCATGACCGCCCGCTGGGCACACCTGCCGTACGAGTTTCTCGAGACCGTCTCGCGGCGCATCATCAACGAGATCGATGGAATCTCCCGCGTCGCCTACGACATCTCGGGTAAGCCGCCGGCGACCATCGAGTGGGAGTGA
- the guaB gene encoding IMP dehydrogenase, producing MRINQEALTFDDVLLVPSHSQGLPRDAQLGTRVTRNIDLNLPLMSAAMDTVTEARLAIAMAQEGGIGVVHKNLTPTEQAHEVHQVKNYETGVITEPITVSPDISIREVLEITRSKKISGVPVVLGEDLVGIVTARDLRFETRMDDPVSKVMTPKEKLVTVREGAGRDEVRHLLHEHRIEKVLVVNDQFHLRGMITVKDIQKSTDFPFACKDDRGRLRVGAAVGAGVGTEERVEALVAAGVDVLVVDTAHGHSQGVLDRVAWVKRTYPDVEVIGGNIATADAAQALRDAGADAVKVGIGPGSICTTRIVAGVGVPQITAIADVTDALQGSGVPVIADGGIRFSGDLAKAIAAGANVVMIGSLFAGTREAPGKVELFQGRSYKAYRGMGSLGAMQQGSSDRYFQEGADDARKLVPEGIEGRVPYKGSLTAIIHQLMGGLRSSMGYVGCATIDEMRTRPQFVRVSGAGMRESHVHDVTITKEAPNYRID from the coding sequence ATGCGTATTAACCAGGAAGCCCTGACATTCGACGACGTCCTGCTGGTCCCGTCCCACTCGCAGGGGCTACCCCGGGACGCTCAGCTCGGCACACGAGTTACGCGCAACATCGACCTGAACCTCCCGCTGATGTCGGCGGCCATGGACACGGTCACCGAAGCGCGCCTGGCCATCGCGATGGCCCAGGAAGGCGGGATCGGCGTCGTCCACAAGAACCTGACTCCAACCGAGCAGGCGCACGAAGTCCATCAGGTGAAGAACTACGAAACCGGTGTCATCACCGAGCCGATCACGGTGAGTCCCGACATCAGTATCCGCGAGGTGCTGGAGATCACACGTTCGAAAAAGATCTCCGGTGTGCCGGTGGTGCTGGGCGAGGACCTGGTCGGGATCGTCACCGCCCGCGACCTGCGTTTCGAGACCCGGATGGACGATCCGGTCTCCAAGGTGATGACACCGAAGGAGAAGCTGGTAACCGTGCGGGAGGGCGCCGGGCGTGACGAGGTGCGCCATCTGCTCCACGAGCATCGGATCGAAAAGGTGCTGGTGGTCAACGACCAGTTTCATCTGCGTGGCATGATTACGGTCAAGGACATACAGAAGTCGACGGACTTCCCCTTCGCCTGCAAGGACGATCGGGGCCGGTTGCGCGTCGGGGCGGCCGTCGGGGCGGGTGTCGGGACCGAGGAACGTGTTGAGGCCCTGGTGGCTGCGGGGGTCGACGTGCTGGTGGTCGATACCGCACATGGTCATTCACAGGGCGTGCTTGACCGGGTCGCCTGGGTCAAGCGAACCTACCCGGACGTCGAGGTGATCGGCGGCAATATCGCCACGGCAGATGCGGCGCAGGCACTGCGTGACGCCGGCGCTGATGCGGTCAAGGTCGGGATCGGGCCGGGTTCGATCTGCACCACCCGCATCGTCGCGGGGGTCGGGGTGCCACAGATCACGGCGATAGCCGATGTGACCGACGCGCTGCAGGGATCGGGGGTGCCCGTCATCGCAGATGGCGGTATCCGTTTCTCGGGCGATCTCGCCAAGGCGATCGCCGCCGGCGCCAACGTCGTCATGATCGGCAGCCTGTTTGCCGGAACGCGCGAGGCCCCGGGCAAGGTCGAACTCTTTCAGGGGCGCTCCTACAAGGCCTATCGCGGTATGGGTTCGCTGGGCGCGATGCAGCAGGGTTCCTCGGACCGCTACTTTCAGGAGGGCGCGGACGACGCCCGCAAGCTGGTTCCGGAGGGCATCGAGGGCAGGGTTCCCTATAAGGGGTCGTTGACCGCGATCATCCATCAACTGATGGGCGGATTGCGATCCAGTATGGGTTATGTCGGCTGCGCGACAATCGACGAGATGCGCACCCGCCCGCAATTCGTGCGCGTTTCGGGGGCCGGCATGCGTGAGAGTCACGTCCACGATGTCACCATCACCAAGGAAGCGCCGAACTATCGCATCGATTGA
- a CDS encoding SoxXA-binding protein → MTSKLTIAAIVLMAVASATCASKDKPASSASGATAMAASGSAGKSDYEKAIKAAMEAEKKAASVDSEWRDTGELISQAEEAAAKGDYAAATKLANKAMKQGENGYAQGKGQKDAGPRF, encoded by the coding sequence ATGACATCCAAACTCACCATTGCGGCCATCGTACTGATGGCCGTCGCTTCCGCAACCTGCGCCTCGAAGGACAAACCCGCTTCGAGCGCCTCCGGCGCCACCGCCATGGCCGCATCCGGATCCGCAGGCAAGTCGGACTACGAAAAGGCCATCAAGGCGGCAATGGAAGCTGAGAAGAAGGCAGCCTCCGTCGATAGCGAATGGCGCGATACGGGCGAATTGATCTCCCAGGCCGAAGAAGCCGCTGCCAAGGGTGACTACGCGGCCGCAACCAAGCTGGCCAACAAAGCGATGAAGCAGGGAGAAAACGGCTACGCGCAGGGCAAGGGACAGAAGGACGCCGGTCCGCGCTTCTGA
- the xseA gene encoding exodeoxyribonuclease VII large subunit, with product MNRDADVYSVSRLNREVRELLLGEFPLLWVEGEISNCVRARSGHLYFTLKDELAQVRCAMFRSRNVLLEFEPEDGLHVLLRARVSLYENRGEYQLSVEHMEPLGSGELHRRFEALKRKLAAAGLFDQARKRAPPTFPCCVGVVTSTSGAAVRDVLSVLYRRYPAMPVIVFPTPVQGAAAAPGIVAALRAAEDHGECDVIILTRGGGSLEDLWPFNEEVVAQAIHDCTVPVISAVGHEIDFTIADLVADRRAPTPSAAAEMVSPDTSELLQRIAQLRTRLRTISISWLERHRLALRQLEGRLGREHPEARLQQHGLRLDDLERRLVLAIGHSLRNRSDALARLRAQLATVSPVHRLGLASGVLPGLEQRLHAAMRRFLEGVAADLKRKRRTLIAVGPMETLERGYAIVTAGDGSIVRTHNDFGDSEDVTIRLARELLDARVTGWQAVTDD from the coding sequence ATGAACCGAGACGCCGACGTCTACTCCGTCAGCCGCCTGAACCGGGAAGTTCGCGAGCTGCTTCTCGGGGAATTTCCGCTGCTGTGGGTCGAGGGAGAGATCTCCAACTGCGTCCGAGCGCGTTCCGGCCACCTTTACTTCACCCTTAAGGATGAGCTGGCACAGGTGCGATGCGCGATGTTCCGCAGCCGCAATGTGTTGCTGGAATTCGAGCCCGAGGACGGTCTGCACGTGCTGCTGCGCGCCAGGGTCAGCTTGTACGAAAACCGCGGAGAGTATCAACTCAGTGTCGAACACATGGAGCCGCTGGGCAGCGGCGAGCTGCACAGGCGCTTCGAGGCGCTGAAACGCAAACTGGCCGCGGCGGGGCTGTTCGATCAGGCGCGCAAGCGTGCCCCGCCGACCTTTCCGTGCTGTGTCGGTGTGGTCACCTCCACCAGTGGTGCGGCGGTGCGGGACGTACTCAGCGTACTGTACCGTCGCTACCCCGCCATGCCGGTTATCGTTTTCCCCACACCCGTGCAGGGCGCGGCCGCCGCACCAGGTATTGTTGCGGCACTTCGTGCGGCGGAAGACCACGGCGAATGCGATGTCATCATTCTCACCCGGGGTGGAGGATCCCTGGAGGACCTCTGGCCGTTCAACGAGGAGGTCGTCGCACAGGCAATCCATGATTGCACCGTGCCTGTCATCAGCGCGGTGGGCCACGAGATCGATTTCACCATTGCAGATCTCGTCGCCGACCGGCGAGCGCCGACGCCTTCGGCGGCAGCCGAAATGGTGAGTCCCGATACGTCCGAGTTGTTGCAGCGAATTGCGCAGCTGAGGACCCGGCTGCGCACCATCAGCATATCCTGGCTGGAGCGGCATCGCCTCGCGTTGCGTCAGCTCGAGGGCCGGCTCGGGCGCGAACACCCCGAGGCGCGCCTGCAACAACATGGCTTGCGGCTGGACGACCTGGAAAGACGCCTGGTCCTGGCCATCGGTCATTCGCTTCGCAACCGCTCCGATGCACTCGCCCGCCTGCGCGCACAGCTCGCTACCGTTTCCCCGGTACACCGTTTGGGCCTGGCGAGTGGGGTGCTACCGGGGCTCGAGCAGCGTTTGCATGCGGCAATGAGGCGCTTTCTCGAGGGCGTCGCCGCGGATCTGAAGCGCAAGCGACGGACACTGATTGCCGTGGGGCCGATGGAAACCCTGGAGCGCGGTTATGCGATCGTGACCGCCGGCGACGGGAGCATCGTTCGCACGCACAACGATTTCGGCGACAGTGAGGACGTGACCATCCGACTGGCCCGGGAACTTCTCGACGCACGGGTCACCGGCTGGCAGGCGGTGACGGACGACTAG
- a CDS encoding HAD family hydrolase — protein MNELNTLIFDVDGTLSETERDGHRVAFNQAFQAIGLDWHWNVADYGQLLAVSGGKERIHHYIQSHESEMPAVSDREAFVQDIHALKTQRYIALLKAGEIGLRPGIERVLREARQAGVRLAIATTTTAENVRVLLECNLGPDSPEWFDEIGAGDVVDRKKPAPDIYRYVCARLGVEPRGCLAIEDSRNGLRSARAAGLPVLVTPGCYTRGEDFTGALAVVDGFGTPDAASTVLSGPPLRGPVVDLAFLRELRASARARITFAPPSRPSPPASR, from the coding sequence ATGAACGAACTTAACACATTGATATTTGATGTAGATGGTACGCTGTCTGAAACCGAACGCGATGGCCACCGGGTTGCTTTCAACCAGGCGTTCCAGGCGATCGGTCTGGACTGGCACTGGAATGTCGCCGACTACGGACAGCTCCTGGCCGTATCCGGTGGAAAGGAGCGAATCCATCATTATATCCAATCCCACGAGTCGGAGATGCCGGCTGTTTCCGATCGGGAGGCCTTTGTTCAGGACATCCATGCGCTGAAGACCCAACGGTATATCGCGTTGCTTAAGGCCGGCGAAATCGGTTTGAGGCCCGGAATTGAGCGGGTATTGCGCGAGGCGAGGCAGGCGGGAGTCAGGCTTGCGATTGCGACTACGACGACGGCCGAGAACGTTCGGGTCCTGCTCGAGTGCAACCTGGGACCCGACTCGCCGGAGTGGTTCGACGAGATCGGCGCCGGGGACGTCGTCGATCGAAAAAAGCCCGCGCCGGACATCTACCGGTATGTCTGTGCCCGACTCGGTGTCGAACCGCGCGGGTGCCTCGCCATCGAGGATTCACGCAACGGGCTGCGCTCGGCCCGCGCGGCGGGCCTGCCCGTTCTGGTAACGCCCGGTTGCTATACCCGGGGTGAGGATTTCACCGGTGCGCTCGCCGTGGTCGACGGGTTTGGGACGCCCGACGCGGCATCCACTGTCCTGAGCGGCCCACCGCTTCGCGGACCGGTTGTCGACCTTGCGTTCCTGCGCGAACTGCGGGCCTCGGCCCGTGCCCGAATAACCTTTGCGCCGCCTAGTCGTCCGTCACCGCCTGCCAGCCGGTGA
- a CDS encoding efflux RND transporter periplasmic adaptor subunit, translating to MTARLYLSDRVIASGGLLLCTTLLVSALAFSGPVTAAADTEAGPHHVITRPLEELVYQPRYSAPATAVSLNESLISAEITARVADIPVLVGDTVERGDMLVELDCADYLLEARRAEAALTGDSARLNLAKKQLERARKLAQQKNLSMETLNQRETDVETARASLAAAQASVERAALDVSRCRITAPFDGVILDRMVGVGARAEMGANVVRMLDSASLEVSAQVPVQRVGSLQAATELWFEAEDKTFPLRLRAVTPAVDTLARNREVRLLFSDEPALPGTPGRLVWAEPIPHVPASLIVRRDNQLGLMVSNDSHARFLPVPGALEGRPVPVDLPSSTMIIVDGRFGVQDGDALVVTN from the coding sequence ATGACCGCGCGATTGTACCTGTCTGATCGAGTCATCGCGTCCGGTGGACTCCTGCTTTGTACGACGTTGCTTGTCTCGGCGCTTGCTTTCAGCGGACCGGTCACGGCCGCCGCGGACACCGAAGCGGGCCCGCATCACGTCATAACAAGACCGCTCGAAGAACTCGTCTACCAACCAAGGTACTCGGCGCCCGCCACCGCGGTGAGTCTCAACGAGAGCCTGATCAGCGCCGAGATCACTGCCCGGGTGGCGGATATCCCCGTTCTGGTGGGCGACACCGTCGAGCGCGGGGACATGCTCGTGGAACTGGATTGTGCGGACTATTTGCTTGAAGCGCGTCGCGCTGAGGCCGCACTGACGGGGGACTCCGCCAGGCTCAACCTGGCAAAGAAACAACTGGAACGGGCCCGCAAGCTCGCCCAACAGAAGAACCTGTCGATGGAGACCCTCAATCAGCGCGAAACGGACGTCGAAACCGCGCGGGCCTCACTGGCCGCGGCCCAGGCTTCGGTTGAACGAGCGGCGCTGGACGTGTCCCGATGTCGGATCACCGCGCCGTTCGACGGTGTGATCCTGGATAGGATGGTGGGCGTCGGGGCCAGGGCGGAGATGGGGGCAAACGTGGTACGCATGCTCGACAGCGCATCGCTCGAGGTCTCCGCGCAGGTGCCTGTACAACGGGTCGGAAGCCTGCAGGCCGCGACCGAACTCTGGTTCGAGGCCGAAGACAAAACGTTCCCACTTCGTCTTCGTGCGGTCACGCCCGCCGTGGACACCCTGGCGCGCAATCGCGAGGTCCGCCTGCTGTTCAGCGACGAACCGGCCCTGCCCGGGACACCCGGCAGACTGGTCTGGGCGGAGCCCATACCCCACGTGCCGGCCAGCCTGATCGTCAGACGGGACAATCAGCTCGGGCTCATGGTCTCCAACGACTCCCACGCCCGCTTCCTCCCCGTCCCGGGGGCGCTGGAGGGCCGGCCCGTTCCCGTGGATCTACCGTCGTCGACGATGATCATCGTCGATGGACGCTTCGGAGTACAGGACGGCGACGCGCTCGTCGTCACCAACTGA
- a CDS encoding efflux RND transporter permease subunit, translating to MDIFLRRLYANHVLANLVFVLVLLMGFLSYKQLPREQDPTINFNWIDITTVMPGASAEDMEKRVTDILEDAIRTVSDIKFVSSNSHASVSNILVRFNDDIDETTFNKRITDLRREIQNKEDELPEEAEDPFIFEITSSNAFPSATVLVTGPANDENLRRQAELVKKDIERMKGVDRVMDTALAEPELQILFYPERLEGLGISPVRLADSVAAYFRDISGGSVSVGDQDWLVRLVGTDSDPGYLARLPVSTPAGEIPLESVADVVRGREKPEHLISHEGRPAIMLAVTKKGSANTLELVERINAYVEERNRLRAKTGVTLVLADDQTEITRNALNIMQRNALLGLFLVLFVTWVFLGSRIAILTSVGIPFILAATFWFLAGIDQTLNVTVLLGVVISLGMLVDDAVVVVEGIFYRLQAGQDAMRASLESLREVIAPVTTAVLTTIAAFVPLMLLPGILGKYMLIIPLVVSSALSISLVEAYWMLPSHIIAANVSFARPSRIHSRRLRFLHFIRVKYTRFLVKVLRYPKTTLASIAMLFVLALAAVFSGQIRMEFFASDPVRLFYVNVEMSAGTPLEETLAKTLEVEARVRTHVRPDEARSIVSYAGEMFTETAPRQGKHLGQILVALNPRAEGLRSVDEMIESMRSDVSTTPGPTKLSFLRLAGGPPTSKPINIKVRGDQIETIRKAAGALQDIMRGNDAIRDISDDDSPGQMELVMKINHDAARRAGVDPLEIARAVRMLVDGEVVASMQDQGEELEVRLRARPRDIDDITELLFVTLPTTDGRQIPLRALMDSNLKLGLINIRHYNFRRAITVEADIDKQRIDTVAANNTILESWEAVSDRYPNISLDFSGELDDIQESMDAIFSLFLFGIGLMYAILGTQFRSYFQPLMILVTVPMAFTGVVAGLFITGNPLSLFTMYGVVALAGISVNAAIVLISAANARLAAGMSVLHATLYAARRRVIPILITSLTTIAGLFSLATGLGGHSLLWGPVATAIVWGLVVSTCLTLFVIPLLYRLFMRPHHVSAHALAPATET from the coding sequence ATGGACATCTTCCTTCGTCGACTTTACGCGAATCACGTACTGGCCAATCTGGTGTTCGTGCTCGTGCTGCTCATGGGATTCCTCTCCTACAAGCAGCTACCGCGCGAACAGGACCCCACGATCAACTTCAACTGGATCGACATCACCACCGTCATGCCCGGCGCCTCCGCCGAGGACATGGAGAAACGGGTCACCGATATCCTCGAGGACGCTATTCGGACTGTCTCCGATATCAAGTTCGTTTCCAGCAACAGCCACGCCAGCGTGTCCAACATCCTGGTCCGATTCAACGACGACATCGACGAGACGACATTTAACAAGCGGATCACCGACCTGCGCCGCGAAATCCAGAACAAGGAGGACGAACTGCCGGAAGAGGCCGAGGATCCCTTTATCTTCGAGATCACATCCTCGAACGCCTTCCCGTCCGCCACCGTACTGGTGACCGGTCCTGCCAATGACGAGAACCTTCGGCGTCAGGCGGAACTCGTCAAGAAGGACATCGAACGGATGAAGGGTGTGGACCGGGTGATGGACACCGCACTGGCGGAACCGGAACTGCAGATTCTCTTTTATCCCGAACGCCTTGAAGGACTCGGCATCAGCCCCGTACGTCTCGCCGACTCCGTCGCAGCCTACTTTCGCGACATCTCCGGTGGCTCAGTCTCCGTGGGTGACCAGGACTGGCTCGTTCGGCTGGTCGGGACCGACAGTGACCCGGGGTATCTGGCCCGGCTTCCCGTCTCCACGCCGGCCGGCGAGATCCCGCTCGAAAGCGTTGCCGACGTCGTCCGCGGGCGCGAGAAGCCAGAGCACCTGATCAGCCACGAAGGCCGCCCGGCCATCATGCTTGCCGTGACGAAGAAAGGCAGCGCCAACACCCTCGAGCTCGTGGAGCGCATCAACGCCTACGTCGAGGAGCGCAACCGCCTGCGCGCCAAGACCGGCGTGACCCTGGTACTGGCCGACGATCAGACAGAGATCACCCGCAACGCCCTGAACATCATGCAGCGAAACGCACTGCTCGGTCTGTTCCTGGTGCTGTTCGTCACCTGGGTGTTTCTCGGCAGCCGGATCGCCATACTCACCTCTGTCGGTATCCCCTTCATCCTGGCGGCGACCTTCTGGTTTCTCGCGGGCATCGACCAGACACTGAACGTCACTGTCCTGCTCGGCGTCGTCATCAGCCTCGGCATGCTCGTGGACGATGCCGTCGTCGTGGTCGAAGGCATCTTCTACCGCCTGCAGGCCGGGCAGGATGCGATGCGCGCCTCGCTGGAATCCCTGCGCGAGGTGATCGCGCCGGTGACCACTGCCGTCCTCACCACCATCGCGGCGTTTGTCCCGCTGATGCTACTACCGGGCATACTCGGAAAGTACATGCTGATCATTCCCCTGGTGGTGTCCTCGGCGCTTTCGATCAGCCTCGTCGAGGCGTACTGGATGCTGCCTTCCCACATCATCGCGGCGAACGTCTCCTTCGCCCGGCCGTCCCGCATCCACAGCCGCCGCCTTCGGTTCCTGCACTTCATTCGCGTCAAGTACACCCGCTTTCTCGTCAAGGTCCTGCGGTATCCGAAGACTACCCTCGCCAGCATCGCGATGCTGTTCGTGCTGGCGCTCGCGGCAGTGTTCAGCGGCCAGATCCGGATGGAGTTCTTCGCCTCCGATCCTGTGCGCCTGTTCTACGTCAATGTCGAAATGTCCGCCGGCACACCGCTCGAGGAGACCCTGGCCAAGACCCTGGAGGTCGAGGCGCGGGTACGTACACACGTCCGTCCCGACGAAGCCCGCTCCATCGTGAGCTACGCCGGAGAGATGTTCACGGAGACCGCGCCCCGCCAGGGCAAGCATCTCGGTCAGATCCTGGTGGCATTGAATCCGCGTGCCGAGGGACTTCGCAGCGTCGATGAGATGATCGAGTCCATGCGCTCAGACGTCTCGACGACGCCGGGCCCGACCAAGTTGAGTTTTCTCCGGCTCGCCGGCGGCCCGCCGACGTCCAAACCCATCAACATCAAGGTCCGCGGGGACCAGATCGAGACGATACGCAAGGCCGCCGGAGCGCTTCAGGACATCATGCGCGGTAATGATGCCATCCGCGACATCAGCGACGACGACAGCCCGGGGCAGATGGAGCTCGTGATGAAGATCAATCACGACGCCGCGCGCAGGGCCGGAGTCGATCCCCTGGAGATCGCGCGCGCCGTGCGTATGCTGGTCGACGGCGAGGTGGTTGCCAGCATGCAGGATCAGGGCGAAGAACTCGAGGTGCGTCTGCGCGCCCGTCCACGGGATATCGACGACATCACCGAATTGCTGTTCGTCACGTTGCCGACCACGGATGGCCGGCAGATCCCGCTGCGTGCGCTGATGGACTCGAACCTGAAACTCGGCCTCATCAATATCCGGCACTACAATTTTCGGCGGGCAATCACCGTCGAGGCGGACATCGACAAGCAGCGCATCGACACGGTTGCGGCGAACAACACGATTCTCGAGTCCTGGGAGGCGGTGAGCGACCGATACCCCAATATCAGTCTGGATTTCTCCGGGGAACTCGACGATATCCAGGAAAGCATGGACGCCATCTTCAGCCTTTTCCTGTTCGGGATCGGGCTGATGTATGCGATCCTCGGGACCCAGTTCCGCAGTTATTTCCAGCCCCTGATGATACTGGTCACGGTGCCGATGGCCTTCACGGGCGTTGTCGCCGGGTTGTTCATCACCGGCAATCCGCTGAGCCTTTTCACCATGTACGGCGTCGTCGCGCTCGCCGGTATCTCCGTCAATGCGGCGATCGTGCTGATCTCCGCAGCCAATGCCCGGTTGGCGGCAGGGATGTCCGTGCTGCACGCCACGCTCTATGCCGCGCGACGACGCGTCATTCCGATCCTGATCACCTCGCTGACGACCATTGCGGGCCTGTTTTCACTCGCGACCGGCCTGGGTGGGCATTCCCTGTTGTGGGGCCCTGTCGCCACGGCGATCGTCTGGGGCCTGGTCGTTTCGACCTGTTTGACACTGTTCGTCATTCCCCTGCTGTACCGGCTGTTCATGCGGCCGCATCATGTTTCTGCTCACGCGCTTGCACCGGCTACCGAGACCTGA
- the dksA gene encoding RNA polymerase-binding protein DksA — protein sequence MPPSEERSNKAPVQTVPSVEPYKIKKDEPYMGDAQKDHFRNILTTWKKQLMEEVDRTVDHMKSDASNFADPADRATQEEEFALELRARDRERKLIKKIDESLVLIDNDEYGYCEACGVDIGIRRLEARPTATLCIDCKTLEEVKEKQTRA from the coding sequence GTGCCACCATCAGAAGAACGGAGCAACAAGGCCCCTGTGCAGACAGTGCCCAGTGTCGAGCCGTACAAGATCAAGAAGGACGAGCCGTACATGGGCGACGCTCAGAAGGACCACTTTCGCAACATCCTGACAACCTGGAAAAAGCAGCTGATGGAGGAAGTGGACCGGACCGTCGACCACATGAAGAGCGATGCATCCAATTTCGCGGACCCGGCTGACCGAGCCACCCAGGAAGAGGAATTCGCCCTCGAACTCCGGGCCAGGGACCGGGAACGAAAGCTGATCAAGAAGATCGACGAATCTCTCGTCCTGATCGACAATGACGAGTACGGTTATTGTGAGGCCTGCGGTGTCGATATCGGCATCCGACGGCTAGAGGCCAGGCCCACCGCGACGCTCTGCATCGATTGCAAGACGCTCGAGGAAGTCAAGGAAAAGCAGACCAGGGCCTGA